AGCCCTGGGGAGTCGTGCAAATGGTTCGGCCAGCCCTGAAAGGGCGGCAGCCAAACCTCTGGCTGCCGCCCTTTCAGGGCTTCGCGCCAAGACTCAATGTGCTGCCTGGGGCTGCACCCCAGGCTGTTGGCTGACGCTCCGTCGGAGATGGCTACGGCGATTCTTTTTCTTGAAGCCTATAGCAGGCAAGGATGCCTGCGCTCCCAGGTCATCATTGCATTTCCAAATCAGCGGCGAGCGCCCCGGCGGCCTTGATCGCCTGCAAGATGCTGATGATGTCGCGCGCCGAAACGCCGACCGAACGCAGCCCACGCACGACTTCTTCGACCGTCGCACCGTCCGGCAAGATGACCGAATCGGGTTTGCGTTCTTTGACTTCGACGGTCGTGCGCGGCACGGCGACCGTAGCCCCGCCGGGCGCGAGCGGCGCGGCTTGCGAGACGTCGTATTCGGTGCCGATGCGCACGGTCACGCCGCCCTGCGAAATCGCTACGGAAGACAAACGCACATCGCGCCCCATTACGATGGTACCGGTGCGTTCGTTGATGATGACTTTAGCTTTGACGTCTGTTTGTAATTTCAGCGTTTCGAGTTCGGCGATAAAGCCGACGTGGTCGCTGGCGTAAGTGACCGGCACGCGAATCTCTACGTTGCGGCTATCCAGCGCGTGCGCCGTGCCCGAACCGAACTGCGCATTGATCGTCTTGCCCAAACGTGCGGCGGTCGTAAAGTCATCTTGGCGCAAGACGAGCGTCAACGCATTGCCTTCGGCCAGATTGGCGGCGACCACACGTTCGACGGTGGCGCCATTCGGCACGCGCCCGGCGGTCGGATGATTGATCTCGACCGAATTGCCCGTGCCCCCCGCCGCGATGCCGCCAATCGAAACCGAGCCTTGGGCGATGGCATAGACCTGCCCGTCAATGCCTTTGAGCGGCGTGATGATCAGCGTGCCGCCTTGCAACGAACGCGCATCACCAATCGAAGAGACGTTCACATCAATCCGCGAACCTTGCCGCACAAAGGGCGGCAGCGTCGCCGTGACCAGCACCGTCGCCACATTTTCCGGCTTCATGGCCGCCACCGTCGTCGTGATGCCCATGCGTTCGAGCAGGTTTTGCAGCGTCTGGCTGGCATAGATATTTTGCTGCGTGCGGTCGCCCGTGCGATTCAGCCCGATGATCAACCCATAACCGATCAGTTGATTGCTGCGCACGCCTTCGATCTCTGCAATATCTTTGACACGGACTGTCAGTTCTTTGTCACTGGCGGGTTTTTCTTGGCAGTGGGCAGTGGGCAGTAGACAGTAGACAGTAGACAGTAGACAGTAGACAGCATACTTGCGCCACTGTGAAACTGCCTTGCTCAAGAATCGCCTGTGTTTATTGATCATTCGCTTGTACAGCCTCTGTTCAACCAAGTTGGCTCGACCTACTGACTACTGACTACTGACTACTGACTACCTTCTTCAAAATGGTGAAATCTTCTCGAACAAGCGGAAGAGCCAACCGGGTGCGTTATCCGCCGATGCAACTCCCTTGCCATTGAGGTGCACGCGCAGGTCGCCCACCATCGTGGTCGGCACGGCGTTGTCCGCCGAAACGTCGCGGCGGCGCACGATGCCCGACAGCGTGAGCAATTCATCCTCTTTGTTAATCTTGACGAGCTTTTGGGCTTCGATGCGGAAATCGCCGTTGGGCAGGACTTCGGTGACGCGGGCGGCGACGCGCGAGCGCAAATTGCTCGTGCGGCCGGTCGTCCCGGTGCCTTCATATTTGCGCTGACCCAAGCCGCCCAACGCCGTGGCAGTCGTGGCCGCGCCTGCCACGGGGATCGCGCTGATCACCCCGGTCAGGCCCGCCAGCGTGCCCGAATCGCGGCTGCGTTTGGCATTCGACGAGACGATGGCTGTGCTCGTCTCGATCACATCAATAAAAAGCAGATCGCCCAGGCCGGTCGCTTTGAAATCAATCAAGAGGCTGCGATTGGGCGCGCTGTCGGTGTAAAGCGAGCCGTTGGCCGGATGCGGCGCTTCGGCGGTGACTGGATCGTATGGAATAAGCGGCGTGGTTTCGGCAGCCGGGGCTTCGTGCGCGGGCTTGGTCTCTTTCGAGGGTTGTTTTTTGCCGGTTTGAATGACGGGTTGCTGGGCTTGCAAGCCGGATGGCAAGAGCAGAAAGAGCAGTGCGAAGCTTGAAAGCACGCATGGGTATTGGCGGAATTGCATAGAGCCTCCTCTGGGATGCGAATGATGACAATGTGGTGGGCAGCGTTTCTGAAAGCCCTGAAAGGGCGATATTCAATAGCCGTGGGCAGCGCCCACGGGAAAACGCATATTCACCCTCGACCCTGAAAGGGTCGTATTCGAGTCAAAGTACAGCCCTTTCAGGGCTGGAAACCTTTTCAAGCATTCAGTGGGCGCTGCCCACGGCTATTGAATATCGCCCTTTCAGGGCAGAAAACATTTCCGATCCACGTGTGCACACCCGTCACAACACCACGCTCACCAATCCTTCATCCACCACGACGGCCTGCAACAGCAGGCCCGATTGCTTGTTCTTGACTTGAATGCGGTCGCCGATGCGGCCCGCCGCGCGCGCTTCGCCGACGGCCATGATTTGCAAGCGGTCGCCTTTGGTGACGATGCGCACGGTGTCGCCGGGTTTGATGACGAATTCGGCCAGCAATAAATCCAGGGTGAGCGGCGTCCCGCGCGCGACGGTGTGTTTGACGGATGTCCCGCGCAGACGGGCGGTGTCGAGCAGATACAACGCGGCGGGGCGTTCGAGGCGGTGGGCTTCGATGGCCAAATCCTCTTTGCGCAAACGCACATTGGCGGGCAAGTCGCGCGCCGCGACGACGACCGGGGCAAAGGCTTCGACTTGCGCGGTGACGCTCAAACGGCGCACGACGCGGTTCGTCTGCCAGAATTCGAGGCCGACGGTGAAGGGCGCAAACAGATCGCGCATGCCGCCGCTTTGCGCGCGCACTTCGATGGGGCCGGCGGGAACTTCGATAACGGCAGGCAAATCCAATCGTACCAGCCGCGCCACCGCGCCACTGGCGCGCAACTCCGTTAGCGTCGCGCTTTCGACAACTTCGCGCACACGTTCCGGGGCGATGGTTTGCGCGGCACGGCGAATCAAGGCCACGGGCGGCGCTTCCAAACGCACGCTGCCGGACGGAAAGCCCGCCGCCGTCAACGCCAGCACCAAACGTTCACGCGGCAATTCGCGCACGGCGCCGACGCTGGGCGCGTAGCCGAGCGCGACGGCGCGCAGCCGTTCGCCAATGTTCGTTTCAGCCGCCTGCACCTCGGCAATGTCGCCGAGCGTGAGCAGATCGGTTTGCGCGATGCTTTCGGCAGCCACGCGGATGTGTGGCGGGAGTTGTGCGTAAGCAGTTGGCAGTTGGCGGTTGGCGGTTGGTAGTTGGCAGTAAAGTGCGAGGCCATAACAGAAAGCGGCGAACCATAAATGAGACGATAAACGTCGCAACGCACCACTCGGCGAGCGCTTGCCTTGCGGCGAGTGAAACGCTGCCAACTGCCAACCGCTAACTGCCAACTGCCGACGATTGCTCATCCTACCGCCTGATTGATCGTGCCCAGCATCCGGTCGGCGGTCGTGATGACCTTCGAATTGGTTTCATAAACGCGCTGCGCGGCGATCATTTGCACCAACTCTTCGACCACATTGACGTTGGAGCCTTCGACAAAGCCTTGATTGATGCGGCCCAAACCCTGGGCATCGGGTGCGCCTGCCGTGGGCTGGCCGGAAGCGCCGGTTTCTTTGAACAGATTGCGCCCGATGGCATCCAGCCCCGCCGGATTGACGAAATTAGCCAATTGAATCTGACCAACGTTCTGCGCATTCACCTGACCGGGCAACGAGACGCTGACGGTGCCGTCCGTGCCGATGCCAATCGAAGTGGCTTCGCGCGGGATGGTGATGGCGGGTTCAAGCGCTTCGCCTGTGGCGGTGACGACCTGGCCCTGGGCGTTGAGGTGAAAGGAACCGGCGCGCGTGTAGGCGATTTCGCCATTGGTTTGGCGCACCTGGAAAAAGCCCGCGCCTTCGATGACCAGATCGAGCGGATTGTCAGTGCGCTGAAACTCGCCTTGCGTGAAGATGCGCTGGCTCGCCATTGCGCGCGCGCCCAAACCGATTTGCAAACCCACGGGCAAGGGCGTCGAAGCGTTCGAGGCCGCGCCCGGCGTGCGGATGTTTTGATAGAGAATGTCTTGAAATTCCAGCCGCGTCCGTTTGAATCCGACGGTGGAAGAGTTCGCCAAATTGTGGGCGATGTTGTCTACGTTTTGCTGCTGCACCTGCATCCCGGTGGCGGCAGTGAAAAGGGCGCTCGGCATAAGTTATCTCCTTGAGTAGTCAGTAGTCAGTAGTCAGTAGTCAGTAG
This region of Acidobacteriota bacterium genomic DNA includes:
- the flgG gene encoding flagellar basal-body rod protein FlgG — translated: MPSALFTAATGMQVQQQNVDNIAHNLANSSTVGFKRTRLEFQDILYQNIRTPGAASNASTPLPVGLQIGLGARAMASQRIFTQGEFQRTDNPLDLVIEGAGFFQVRQTNGEIAYTRAGSFHLNAQGQVVTATGEALEPAITIPREATSIGIGTDGTVSVSLPGQVNAQNVGQIQLANFVNPAGLDAIGRNLFKETGASGQPTAGAPDAQGLGRINQGFVEGSNVNVVEELVQMIAAQRVYETNSKVITTADRMLGTINQAVG
- a CDS encoding flagellar basal body P-ring protein FlgI translates to MINKHRRFLSKAVSQWRKYAVYCLLSTVYCLLPTAHCQEKPASDKELTVRVKDIAEIEGVRSNQLIGYGLIIGLNRTGDRTQQNIYASQTLQNLLERMGITTTVAAMKPENVATVLVTATLPPFVRQGSRIDVNVSSIGDARSLQGGTLIITPLKGIDGQVYAIAQGSVSIGGIAAGGTGNSVEINHPTAGRVPNGATVERVVAANLAEGNALTLVLRQDDFTTAARLGKTINAQFGSGTAHALDSRNVEIRVPVTYASDHVGFIAELETLKLQTDVKAKVIINERTGTIVMGRDVRLSSVAISQGGVTVRIGTEYDVSQAAPLAPGGATVAVPRTTVEVKERKPDSVILPDGATVEEVVRGLRSVGVSARDIISILQAIKAAGALAADLEMQ
- the flgA gene encoding flagellar basal body P-ring formation protein FlgA, which translates into the protein MSNRRQLAVSGWQLAAFHSPQGKRSPSGALRRLSSHLWFAAFCYGLALYCQLPTANRQLPTAYAQLPPHIRVAAESIAQTDLLTLGDIAEVQAAETNIGERLRAVALGYAPSVGAVRELPRERLVLALTAAGFPSGSVRLEAPPVALIRRAAQTIAPERVREVVESATLTELRASGAVARLVRLDLPAVIEVPAGPIEVRAQSGGMRDLFAPFTVGLEFWQTNRVVRRLSVTAQVEAFAPVVVAARDLPANVRLRKEDLAIEAHRLERPAALYLLDTARLRGTSVKHTVARGTPLTLDLLLAEFVIKPGDTVRIVTKGDRLQIMAVGEARAAGRIGDRIQVKNKQSGLLLQAVVVDEGLVSVVL
- a CDS encoding flagellar basal body L-ring protein FlgH; the protein is MQFRQYPCVLSSFALLFLLLPSGLQAQQPVIQTGKKQPSKETKPAHEAPAAETTPLIPYDPVTAEAPHPANGSLYTDSAPNRSLLIDFKATGLGDLLFIDVIETSTAIVSSNAKRSRDSGTLAGLTGVISAIPVAGAATTATALGGLGQRKYEGTGTTGRTSNLRSRVAARVTEVLPNGDFRIEAQKLVKINKEDELLTLSGIVRRRDVSADNAVPTTMVGDLRVHLNGKGVASADNAPGWLFRLFEKISPF